GACAATAGCACAAGAATTtacagttttgcttttttttcttaaagcatGTTTTTCCAACAcgtgaaagacaaaaacaagcatGCAGGTCAGAAATAAGCAACAAACAGATAATAAAGGAGTTGGGGTTGGGGGGGCGTTCAAAGTGCAGTTGTATCATTCAGGTCTCCCATTCTGTTGACTGACCTCCTGTTGGGCTTCATCTCCACCCAGAAAGTGTCACATCTTGCAGATTTCAGGTAAAACTGCCCTGATAAAAACACTGAGCTGGAGTTTACTTCCCTCTGGAGCTGGGAGCGGGGGGAAGCAGACTGTGCATCAgtaccaaaaacaacaaaaaaaacaaaaaaaaaaataggcaaaACGAATCACAAACATACAGTAGATGGTGTTTTGGAAGATCTACGATACAAAAACCAGAGTATACTGTTCACACAGTTGCTACTGTCATAGTATAAACAGCTAAAGTGTAGTTGGTCTGTGTAGATGTATCGCCTGTACTTGCATAGTGCTGCAATCCTGATTGGAAACAGCTAAATTTTTACATGAACTCCTGCACCATCAATTTGGATCTGTGCACACGTGTTGGCAAGAAAGAAATTGCAGGAAAACTTCTCTCTGATCAGCAACACGATTCTTCATAAACGCCGCCTTTTGCAGCCAAGCAGCTGGAAATTTTCATACCCTTCAAGTGAACGTTTGTTTCCACTATAAGCTTTCCCAAGCAGGGGAAGAATAACGGTGGcgcaaaaaactttaaaaaaagctgaaatcttGAGCTAAggaataaagaaacaaactaaaagaaaaaaaaaaagaggctgcTTTTTGTCTTCAAACACAACCCCAGAAGAGTAGAAACATTGATAGTTCAGTCATTTGGCATAAAGTTAAACCATTCAGTCATGTCAATCCTCGAACACTgtaacatgaagaaaaacagaagacacAGCACTTCCATACTGCATCCCACCATCaaccacacaaaacacacactcatatatatatttatatgtatactAGGAGGAACAATATGAGGAAGGGCTGAATGCATGTCACAGGATGAGTCAAAAAAGCCTTCACCGTGCTGATTGAGCCTTTAAAGgcctcacacaaacacacacacagacgatGTCCTGTCTGGAAATAGCCCAGTATGTTTTACTAAGAACAAAACTACACCCAACTCTGTCCAGCAAAACCTGTAAATATTGAACAACCAATAACTTCCAAGTGGCAAGTGTTTAATATAACTATTGATGATGGTCACTGAAGAAATGCCTTGATAGCTGATGTCCAGTTTTAAATTAGTACTACAGAAGTAAGACGGGTTACACGCCACAAAGCtggaagacatttaaaaacaaaagctccTTCTAAATTGGGGAATACCATGCCACTTGAAATGTGTGCTAAGCTAGCAAGAAATTTCATATCTTTTCTAACTCAGACAGAAAACTGATTTTGAGTAGTTTGGTGTGGCAGAGCCAAACATACTGGTGCTACCCCAAGTCACTAAACAGGAACACAAGTACACAGTCATACATAAACAAATACACTGCATTTCTTCTTCAGTCACTCAGAGTAAAGTATTGAGACACCAGCAGTTCATCTTCACACTGGACTCTTGGTTGAACCGTCTCCGAGTTCGCCATCATCCTCGCCTTCGCCTCTCTTCAGAGAACACTGAAAGTGCCAGTTTGTAAAACTCCCTTCTGCCTCCTCCACGCGTGCTCTCAGGTTTGTCTGCTTTCTGGTCGATCAGTGTGATTGAAAATGAGCGTTTTAATGGAACCCCCTGAACGGCAGGATGGCGCCGCCAGTGAAAGCCGGGATGACGGAGAAGTGGAGGACGGGAGGGAGTCACATCAAGGGCCGCAGCCTTACTTCGAATTAACTACAGCTGGGTTTTGCACCAAATGTTGGTTAAAGGTGGGAGAATGGTCTAAGCTGCTCCAGTTGGACTTCCAAAGATATTCGCTCTTCAAGTAGGTCCTGAAAAATGACAGGCGTGAGCACAGAGTCACGAGGTGAGTCATAATAAATGCTACAGATAGTACCCAATCTCTCATACCTTCAACTGTTGCTGTAGTTCACTGTTAAGTCGTGCCAACACTGtgtttgtttccttgtttcGTCGGATTGAAGCTTGAATCGCCTTTTTGTCCTTTCCTACTgatctaaaagtaaaaaagaaaaaaaacaaaactaaaacacactttttgctAAACATTTACAAAACGCTGAAAAGTCTCCTTAATGGACACGTTTCCTACCTGGGGATTGAGGGCTGAGTGGCCAGGACGGCTGCTATAAGGTTGGATTTCTGCGGACCGTGCTGCTCGTCTTCTGGCCGGAGCTCGTCTTCGGACTTTAACCTCCGACGAACAGGTTTTGGTGGTGGAGCCAGCGGGCCTGACGAGCCCTTGGCctgatggaaaaaataaaacaagattaaaatgaaaacctCACTATTATTAAGAGGAACTGGCTGCTTACAAGTTAACAGCTTTCACCTGTGCTCATGCTGTCCTTTTATAGCGATTACAAAACAAACTCCCTTTTTTATCGTTGTTACCTTTAGATAATTAGTTTATAGGAAAACGTACAGAGTTTACTGTAGCTGAAGTTCTCTCATCTGCTGGACCATCACTCTTTACTGTTCTTAAAGGGCCGGCACCTTCTGGTGGTTTGTCCACCTgttgaagaaaagaaattgcATTTATGTAAAATCTATAACTACGAAACTGCAGATTCATAAAACGTGGAAACACACTAAATCTTTTAGAACACACAacaggcacaaaaaaaaaaaaaacttggctgtgtcaaacacacatcaaattgcacttttaaatatttttgttacagCTTGGTGCTGTAAAATTGCTCATCAgctttgctggatttttttacttttgcactAACCCAACGCTTGTGAAATGTTTCTAGTGTGATTTCTAATGAGGTTGTTTTGCTCTAATTCAATTTTTGAcccaaatttttaaatttttttagtcAAAACTACACAAAAGATAACCAGGGAACAGGCATACATATAACATATATTCACTTTCCTGTCTGGAGTCTATTTAGTCTAATTTCCATTAAGTTTACCTACAACGATAGAACCTGAGAAATTACAATACCAGTCAGTGTATGTGTTTCAGCTAAATCTGCGAAAGTTTATATTGCAGTGTTTTGAAGCAGACGTCATATTAAGCCCAAATTCTGGATCCAGCTAGCTGCCTACCTGTCCTGCTTCACTGTGTTTATCGACCTCAGGTAGGCTGGAGGGCTGTTCAGAGGCAGCGAAGGCCTGAAACTGGCTGAAGTCAGCGAAGTTGGGCTGCTGAGGAATCTGCTGGGGGGaggtggtggttagcactgcaccCCCACCAGGCACGCCTTCAGCTTCTACACGATGCCCTGTGAGGGGTACTGATGTCTAAGGAGAAAGCAGGAGAAGAAAGATAGGTAATGGTTTGTATTTGTGTAAAGAGGGGAATATTTCTTTACTCACTTGTGTGGGTAGTGGTCGCGGAGGCACTGCAGGGGGAAAAGCTATTGTTGAGGGCTGTGGTTGTCCTGTGGAGGATGTGGCAGCGAAGGTGCGATTCATGTCCAGAGACGAGGACCGAGAGTGAGAAGGGTGGGGTCGGGGCGGAGGGGGAGGTGGCGCTACAACCTTCAGAGCCTCTGGAGACGTACCCGACTGAGACCTGAATACAAACATTTACAATTGTAGATATAATATCTTTACAATGTGGTGCATCAACAGGGGTCTAAATGAACAAACGATAAAATttaaagactattttttttttttttaatcaaaaaacGGTCTTCATCAACCTGGCTGAAGTAGTAATGATAAGAAAgcacattaaatataaaatatataaaatactgGCCTTTGCCTGGGGATTGGCTCCTGGTCTGAGGTGAAGGAGTCTGAACTGCTGTAACCATCACCTTTAAggaaaaagacaataaaacaaatcaccCTCTCAACCCACACTATTCAACTCATATCATGAAGTATAGAAACAGAACTTTGCACTGACACAAAATGCAATAACACAGACGGGTTAAGAGGATATTGCCTACTTCGCTCTGAGCTAGTGGAATGGTGCAACATTACTCATGTAGATAAAGTTGATAAAAATTAGACTAAACAGACTCCAGACTGAAGAGGGATGCTATTCCACTGTGAAGCTGCaactcaggaggaagagcagtcgtcttaaGACTGGAAGGTAGGCgcatcgattccaggcttccactgactacatgccgaagtgtccttgggtaagacacttaaccccacatTGCCTCCCGATGCTGATCACGGGGGCTGTGTTGAATAGTTTGTTTGCAACCTTTTTGGCCTGTGAGAACAGTGCAGTCTGGGTCACATTTAAAACCTTTAATCACTTATTAATCACAGGATAGTTGTGGGTTAATTATGAATCATCTCATTCCAAAGTATAAACACGTAGGTTGTGGTCTGCCTTAAGCTAGGTGTTGCTTCTGAAATCAAAGTCTTAGCAAATGCGTGCTTGGTGTTCAGATGGCAATTCAAGCTAGAGGTGCTTCGTTGAAATGAAGAGTCATTTCTCCACTGTCtgcaaataacattttatttattgttccatctttccttgttttttattttcaaaatttcTGTCTAATGGGCCAACATGTTTGTCAGATTCTTCTATCCTGCACATTACATAAATGCAACAACTGTTACTTTTTCCTAGGCATCTGGCAGGCAACAATTTGGTGCATTACTACCACCAACTGGTAAGAAGTGTGGACCAGAATTCAGATTAATTCAGCATATTAATCTGTTTGCATTAACATGCTAAATTTGACAGCTCTAAATTTTAGTAGTGATGCATCAGTGCTTTCacttaagaaaaaataagacattttaaatcAGCTGTCAATTTCAAAGCTGCAAAGACTTTTGATgtgctttgattttgattacatttacACATAAGATGATCACTCAGAGACAAGTGCCGTACACAACAGTGAGCTGTGCTGCTGCCAATGACTTAAGAGAAAAAGCGtggcaacacaaacaaacaaaccaaaaaagaaaGGTTTAGATGCATTAAAGTCGATACCATCCAGATAGATTAAATCCTAAACCGTCTGTTATGAGTCTGCGCAACATGCATAATGCAAACATTATGACAAATTTAATCAGCAGCCACTTTCTGACAGAGCAGCTCATCTTTTACTCACCCACAGTGTTGGCAGCGACAAACTTCATGGAAGCAGGCAGCTTGGCTTCTTCAGAGAGTTCTGGAGGTTTCACTAGCAGAGGACTGGTTGGATGATTGTGGTCTGAAGGTTAGAAACACAGGGAGAGTGTTGATATTATAAAAGTCTATGgtcaggaataaaaataaaccttaatAATGAACCTTTATTTTGGATCCAATGTGCTCCAGTTGCAAAAACAGCTAATAAGCCTGAACACAAAACATTTCCACTGAAAGCTTCTGAACAGAAAGTGTGTGATGTTGTGTTTAATGATACATCAGGGTCTGTTTACTGGCTTCAAATTCCAACGCTTGGATTGTCATTATGTTTTCTACCCTGCAAACTCAGCAGGACACATTAGGCTCTCAAGCACTTCCGTCAAATCTGGGGTGTTCACACCTGTCATTCACAAGTTtaacatgaactttaacattgttcattgttcaattcattttctacaattcaGAGCCAATTCAGAGTCTCAACTACTATACCCatagttaattttttattttttttcctgaatcatAGTGAAAAGCCAATGCAGGTGAAATGAACACATGAACCAACACAATGCTAAAAGAAAATCAGGATTCAGATTGAGAATCTCACCACTGCCGGTCCTCTTCAGCTCCATCTCCTGCATGTGGATCTTACTGGGAGTCATCCGGATGGGAACTGGATGGACAATAGCCGTGTCCTGTAGGACAGATGGATGCaaagagatttaaataaatgagtttGTCAGAAGATTGGCAGAAGGAAAAATGACCTGCACTATGACTAACATCATTGTCTGATGTATCCAACATAAAGAAAGTGACGACTTGAATTTTACAAGGTGAGCTTCTtcactttaatttaaagaacataaatacagacaaatTTTTTgggttatctttttttttttttagatttatccgtctaaaaaaaacaaacaaacaaatttaagGCAGAATTGGCTCTGTAGACAGCAGCCTCTCCCAGTCAGGGCGAGCTAGTTTTATCACACTCATATGAGGTTGCATCATATCTGTGTTGCATCAAccccagaaaaaaaattgtatatgtCAGTTTTCCTACTGGGGTTTTGGCCAGAATTATGgatcagctaaaaaaaacaaaacaaacaataataataataaatcacaatgaaaagaaatgattgCATATTTAAACAAGACTGCATATAAATCTCTTTACTGACatctgaaaatgcatttgtgaatGGTGGATGTCACTGTAGAAAACAAGGCAATGCCCAATAGAAGCTAAGCCAGCCAAATAATACTTTGAAAGAACATCATGCACAGAGAGTGACAGGCAGAGAGATCCAGAGAgggttaatgttaatgtttcacATTAATGGTGAAACCATGCGGACTAAGTGATTGACTTACAGGGTCAGCTGGTGCAATGTTAGAGTCAAATTGGGTCAGAGTTTGTGAGCTGGAGGAGCGCTCGCTAAACgtctcccactgctgcagaagATAGAcagtgagaaaaaataaaaaataaaaaacacgtCAGACAGCCAGTGCAGTGACATCACACAATTACATCATCAGTCTCAGCCTGTATGCTGATGAAAGATCATCCGTCACCGACAGCGTGGTGACACGACGTCATCAGCAGGCATGGACACAAAATTCTAATACCAAACCGCGGGTTACAATCACAGTCCCGAGGAGAGTAGGAAGAAGTGCTGAATTATCAGTCATTATGTTTGATGATGAGTAGAATGATGGCAATCAAATCACGATAGATGGATAAAGAAAGAACAATTGCAACTAAGTGACCCTTTGTAATTGCagacaaagcaaaataaaaaataaataaataaatttaaaacaaaggcaAAGAGCTATGAGTTGTGAAAAAAATGCGATGTAGCCAGGTGTTGAGTGCATGTTGGAACCTCATTGGTCTGGTTCATCTCTGGCCACGCCTGGTTGAGTGAAGGCATGGAGGGAGACTTGTTGGGGGTGACCTCTACCGGTGACGCAGAGTATCCAACATCAGCAGCTGGCTCCGGGCCTTCtgaatatgtaaaaacaaaacaaaaatccagtCACTGATTTCTCTGTGTTGCTTCAATTACTTATCACTAATATTCTTAAAAATATCCaatgttgtatttaattttttgttgttgtttcttaaACAAACAAGTTTTTCTGTGAAGCTCTTTTACAGTGGTcaattagcttagcttagcacacATGTTGGAAACCATACAAATAACAGACTAACCACTAaccatgtttttctgttgattGAAATAATTATGCAGAAAGACCTGCACAAGTAATAATATCCTATCATATCTGTGattatttctaaaaaatatttaactttttattcttttttttttcttgttaattcCATAGAAAGATCTGTTTTACAGtcagaaaacagctttttaaagtTAGTTTAGGATTAGAGATGTCACAATCTACACTTGAATGAAGATTATTTAAACAATTGCTGcgtaaaagcaaaacaataatACTTTCCTGCTCTGTGTCTTTGTGACCTTTCTCTTCGAAATACAACCATAACTAATTACAACCATCTTAGTCATTTTTAACTGTCTGTGATGTTCTATGATGTATTCATGGGCAACAGAGTCTGATGTTCAATAATCGAGAGCACAACCCAGATCTGACTTTGAGAATTTAAGAGAGTTTGCAGCAGAGGCAAAGGGTGAGCCTGTGTACCTGCTGAATCATCCAGGTCAATCAGTTTTGGCATCAGGCTCTCAGGTAGCTTCTCTGGGAGATCGTAGCCATTCTTTCTGGCTACAACCAGGTGAAATGCCGCACAGAACTCATCCAGGGTCAACGCTCCATCTTTATCAAAGTCTGACAGCTCCCTTTAAGCATATAACAAACTGTGATGAGTGAAGCTTTATCAGGGAAATCACACAGACTAAACCACAACTTTTTAAACCTGACTTTGTCTCCATATGTGCAGAAAGTATTAGCATGTGCAGCGATAGCTCATGGATGCAAATAGACAGCATTTAGTGATAACCATAGTGAAAATGGTAGCAACAAGTCCTACAAACTAgttgttttacttgtttcaaGTAGGACTGTtctgatataaataaataagcctgTTAGAGTAGTAACAGGATCTAATAATAGCTACCTAGTAACGATTTGATTATCAATACTACGTTGGTGgttcagatggaaaaaaaaaactgtagaaataatAAGCAACCAGTCAGCAATGACTCACCAAATGTGTGACAACTCTAAAATCGGTAGCTTAGATTTGGTGAAGAACTCTTTTGCTGCTGaacctgaaacacacagagTGAAGACAGTTGAATCAATTTGCATTATTACACAAGAAAAGCTTCttgtgtgcaagtgtgtttGCGTTTATTTTATACCAGGTATGAAGCCAGTGAGGTCAGGCTGAATGGTTTTGAACTGGTTAATGTAATACTGTCTCTGCTCATCTGTGATCTTCCAGGGATCGTCGTAGCTGCTGGACTGTCGCTGGATCTCATTGGTCATTGCAGCGGAAGCCACAGTTCGTATCGTTGTGCTTTCCTAAAGGAAATACAAAATGATTGGACTACTTTGCCAGAAATTTAAGCatagcaaaaatgttttttcttttgtttcagtaaAAACAACTTGACTCCATTATGATAAAAGGAAACTAAAAAAGGGAAGTCGACCTGAAATAAGCCACTAAATGCAGAGGTCTTTGTCAGCACAGCGGCACACATGCTGCTCAAATATCAGTCTAGTGCTGCTAGCAGACAAACCAATGATATGAAAAGCTAACTTGTGTTAAAGCCACAACTGTGGCTTAATGTCATGCTTTAAGTTTGTAGCAACAGATGGCACAATTTCATCTGATGAAAGAGGGTGGTGACATTCACCATCAGGCTGCACGTAGGCTTTTACAATACAGTGTGGAGTCATGCACCTATTAGTGCttacattatatttatttagttgatgCAATACAAGTGACAAACACATTTAAGGGGTAATGTGGGGTTCAGTATCTTGCCTAAGGATGTGTTAACTCTACCTGGACTGATGAGGGGTGCATTGCTGGGAGCGTGGAGGGAGGGGTGTCTGCTGTAAAACTGACCCAACTTTCCTGActtggaggaggaggtgaatGTGACGACCACATGCCATCACCGGTAACTGGACCTGGAGGGAAGACCAAAGGCAAAGCATGCTTTAACATCCCACATGCTTTACTACTCAAATAGTACTATTTTcattcctgtttaaaaaaaaaaaaaaaacattgcagcCTCATCAAATATTAACAGTATCTACACGATGCAAATACCAGGAAGTAACAAGACAACTAATATGCTTTAGTGCCAAATCTTTCTCACTTAAAGTCACAATTAAGATGATCTTATTTCTGTATCTGTCACTTTTTTCTTCTCACTTTGTAGGACATTTCACTCCAGAGTGAAATCCTTGCGTGTAATGTTATTCCCATTATCATTCAGTTTGTGATCTCTGTCTTTTGACTTTAATACAGGACTACCTGTGTTTATCAGTCCACTGATCATTTCCTCAAAGTTTCTTCACaataaaatatgagaaaaatgcCAAATGTGGCACCTTCATTTGTTTAGAGATGTTCAGTTTACAATGATTTGAAAcatcaaaaagcaaaaataatctAAGAAAACTAACATGACTTATTTTCCTAACCTACTAAATTCTACAAATGTGCCTGAATATAAGAGAAAGTACAACATAGACATGGAATTACAACCGACCTATTCAGATGAGATGAAAATTTGCAACCATCTCTATTTTGGACTTCTACAACATGTGCACACTGTCAGCTCTCAAAACAGATGCCACTTGTCATAGCATTTAAGATACACCATCAATAATTTGCTCATAAAAGCTCATAACttacaacaaaaaattaaactgttAACCTTCTAAATACTTTTTATAAATGTAGATTCTTCAAAggtttaaacaattaaaaaaaaaagaaaaagaaaaaaaggtttagtCAACATTGACAATCCTGTCAAGGTTTCAGAGTCTGTTTTCAAACAATGCTCAGGTTAAAGTAACTTTCTGATCAGAA
The sequence above is drawn from the Melanotaenia boesemani isolate fMelBoe1 chromosome 22, fMelBoe1.pri, whole genome shotgun sequence genome and encodes:
- the reps1 gene encoding ralBP1-associated Eps domain-containing protein 1 isoform X3, whose product is MESLTLSDVEQKYYSELFVYCDTDNTKKVASNGRVLDLFRAAQLPSEVVLQITELCGATRLGHFGRSQFYIALKLIAIAQSGLPLRVESLNSVKDLPLPRFVVGKNEAEARHAALYQDTDSQGLYPASGTAVIPRPPGRGHQNKKGPPSSTSHPVHEVIQPIAPSIEQQPEPTSPVVSPHQSPPTSPPTWRKHKRQHSGGNIDRQPAVAAAGAVWTQFREQQTGPVTGDGMWSSHSPPPPSQESWESTTIRTVASAAMTNEIQRQSSSYDDPWKITDEQRQYYINQFKTIQPDLTGFIPGSAAKEFFTKSKLPILELSHIWELSDFDKDGALTLDEFCAAFHLVVARKNGYDLPEKLPESLMPKLIDLDDSAEGPEPAADVGYSASPVEVTPNKSPSMPSLNQAWPEMNQTNEQWETFSERSSSSQTLTQFDSNIAPADPDTAIVHPVPIRMTPSKIHMQEMELKRTGSDHNHPTSPLLVKPPELSEEAKLPASMKFVAANTVGDGYSSSDSFTSDQEPIPRQRSQSGTSPEALKVVAPPPPPPRPHPSHSRSSSLDMNRTFAATSSTGQPQPSTIAFPPAVPPRPLPTQTSVPLTGHRVEAEGVPGGGAVLTTTSPQQIPQQPNFADFSQFQAFAASEQPSSLPEVDKHSEAGQVDKPPEGAGPLRTVKSDGPADERTSATVNSAKGSSGPLAPPPKPVRRRLKSEDELRPEDEQHGPQKSNLIAAVLATQPSIPRSVGKDKKAIQASIRRNKETNTVLARLNSELQQQLKDLLEERISLEVQLEQLRPFSHL
- the reps1 gene encoding ralBP1-associated Eps domain-containing protein 1 isoform X4 gives rise to the protein MESLTLSDVEQKYYSELFVYCDTDNTKKVASNGRVLDLFRAAQLPSEVVLQITELCGATRLGHFGRSQFYIALKLIAIAQSGLPLRVESLNSVKDLPLPRFVVGKNEAEARHAALYQDTDSQGLYPASGTAVIPRPPGRGHQNKKGPPSSTSHPVHEVIQPIAPSIEQQPEPTSPVVSPHQSPPTSPPTWRKHKRQHSGGNIDRQPAVAAAGAVWTQFREQQTGPVTGDGMWSSHSPPPPSQESWVSFTADTPPSTLPAMHPSSVQESTTIRTVASAAMTNEIQRQSSSYDDPWKITDEQRQYYINQFKTIQPDLTGFIPGSAAKEFFTKSKLPILELSHIWELSDFDKDGALTLDEFCAAFHLVVARKNGYDLPEKLPESLMPKLIDLDDSAEGPEPAADVGYSASPVEVTPNKSPSMPSLNQAWPEMNQTNEDTAIVHPVPIRMTPSKIHMQEMELKRTGSDHNHPTSPLLVKPPELSEEAKLPASMKFVAANTVGDGYSSSDSFTSDQEPIPRQRSQSGTSPEALKVVAPPPPPPRPHPSHSRSSSLDMNRTFAATSSTGQPQPSTIAFPPAVPPRPLPTQTSVPLTGHRVEAEGVPGGGAVLTTTSPQQIPQQPNFADFSQFQAFAASEQPSSLPEVDKHSEAGQVDKPPEGAGPLRTVKSDGPADERTSATVNSAKGSSGPLAPPPKPVRRRLKSEDELRPEDEQHGPQKSNLIAAVLATQPSIPRSVGKDKKAIQASIRRNKETNTVLARLNSELQQQLKDLLEERISLEVQLEQLRPFSHL
- the reps1 gene encoding ralBP1-associated Eps domain-containing protein 1 isoform X2 produces the protein MESLTLSDVEQKYYSELFVYCDTDNTKKVASNGRVLDLFRAAQLPSEVVLQITELCGATRLGHFGRSQFYIALKLIAIAQSGLPLRVESLNSVKDLPLPRFVVGKNEAEARHAALYQDTDSQGLYPASGTAVIPRPPGRGHQNKKGPPSSTSHPVHEVIQPIAPSIEQQPEPTSPVVSPHQSPPTSPPTWRKHKRQHSGGNIDRQPAVAAAGAVWTQFREQQTGPVTGDGMWSSHSPPPPSQESWVSFTADTPPSTLPAMHPSSVQESTTIRTVASAAMTNEIQRQSSSYDDPWKITDEQRQYYINQFKTIQPDLTGFIPGSAAKEFFTKSKLPILELSHIWELSDFDKDGALTLDEFCAAFHLVVARKNGYDLPEKLPESLMPKLIDLDDSAEGPEPAADVGYSASPVEVTPNKSPSMPSLNQAWPEMNQTNEWETFSERSSSSQTLTQFDSNIAPADPDTAIVHPVPIRMTPSKIHMQEMELKRTGSDHNHPTSPLLVKPPELSEEAKLPASMKFVAANTVGDGYSSSDSFTSDQEPIPRQRSQSGTSPEALKVVAPPPPPPRPHPSHSRSSSLDMNRTFAATSSTGQPQPSTIAFPPAVPPRPLPTQTSVPLTGHRVEAEGVPGGGAVLTTTSPQQIPQQPNFADFSQFQAFAASEQPSSLPEVDKHSEAGQVDKPPEGAGPLRTVKSDGPADERTSATVNSAKGSSGPLAPPPKPVRRRLKSEDELRPEDEQHGPQKSNLIAAVLATQPSIPRSVGKDKKAIQASIRRNKETNTVLARLNSELQQQLKDLLEERISLEVQLEQLRPFSHL
- the reps1 gene encoding ralBP1-associated Eps domain-containing protein 1 isoform X1, which codes for MESLTLSDVEQKYYSELFVYCDTDNTKKVASNGRVLDLFRAAQLPSEVVLQITELCGATRLGHFGRSQFYIALKLIAIAQSGLPLRVESLNSVKDLPLPRFVVGKNEAEARHAALYQDTDSQGLYPASGTAVIPRPPGRGHQNKKGPPSSTSHPVHEVIQPIAPSIEQQPEPTSPVVSPHQSPPTSPPTWRKHKRQHSGGNIDRQPAVAAAGAVWTQFREQQTGPVTGDGMWSSHSPPPPSQESWVSFTADTPPSTLPAMHPSSVQESTTIRTVASAAMTNEIQRQSSSYDDPWKITDEQRQYYINQFKTIQPDLTGFIPGSAAKEFFTKSKLPILELSHIWELSDFDKDGALTLDEFCAAFHLVVARKNGYDLPEKLPESLMPKLIDLDDSAEGPEPAADVGYSASPVEVTPNKSPSMPSLNQAWPEMNQTNEQWETFSERSSSSQTLTQFDSNIAPADPDTAIVHPVPIRMTPSKIHMQEMELKRTGSDHNHPTSPLLVKPPELSEEAKLPASMKFVAANTVGDGYSSSDSFTSDQEPIPRQRSQSGTSPEALKVVAPPPPPPRPHPSHSRSSSLDMNRTFAATSSTGQPQPSTIAFPPAVPPRPLPTQTSVPLTGHRVEAEGVPGGGAVLTTTSPQQIPQQPNFADFSQFQAFAASEQPSSLPEVDKHSEAGQVDKPPEGAGPLRTVKSDGPADERTSATVNSAKGSSGPLAPPPKPVRRRLKSEDELRPEDEQHGPQKSNLIAAVLATQPSIPRSVGKDKKAIQASIRRNKETNTVLARLNSELQQQLKDLLEERISLEVQLEQLRPFSHL